In Romeriopsis navalis LEGE 11480, the genomic window ACCTTGGCCATCATTATCTACATCCGCGCGATTATTGGCGATCGTGCTGTGGTTAAGCTGCCCAGTGCCATCGTGGTTTAAGCCACCCGCATCCCGTCCGGCAAGATTTTCCGCAATTGTCACATTCTCGCCATTCAATTGGGCATTCGGGGCCAGGGAAATGCCAGCACCATCAAGTCCCGCACTGTTACGGGCGATCGTTGTACTAAATAAGTTAAGTGCGCCCCCAGTGGCGATCGGGTTTACGGCCAGCCCGCCACCATACTCCAAGGCTTGGTTATCCATGACGCTACTGTTGCGTAAGGTGATACTCCCGGTAAAGTTTTGGAAATTTGGTGCGGCTAAACCACCGCCATTGAGACTCGATCGATTTTGATTGAGCGTCACAGTATCGAGCAGTAAATTACTGGTTCCCTGGACATTAATTCCACCACCAAATTCACCGGTCTGATTACCCTGAATCGTAGTCCGCTGAATTGTCCCATTTACGCCCAGTAAGTTGAGTCCACCGCCATAACGCTGCGCTTGGTTATTCAGCCAACGCGAATTGTCAATCAATAATGCGCCTTGATCCTGGTGCAAGGCCCCACCATCACGCCCCACATTCGCATTAAAGTCGCTTTGCACGATCGTCAATGCCCCAGTCTGACTGGCGATCGCCCCCCCGGCATCACCCGACTCGTTACCTGTGAAGCTCACATCATTGACGTTCAGAGCAGCCGCATTATTGATTGCGCCACCTCGCGTTGCCGCTTGATTCTGATTGAAATTACTGGCTGAATTAATCGTCAGTTGCCCCGCATCGACCTCATGCTGAATCGCCCCACCCCGATCAGCAGAATTTTCGGTAAATTCAGTCCCAGAAATCGTCAGGGTCGCTTGGTTAAAGTTCTTAATTGCGCCCCCATTACCCGCCGCTGTATTTCCGGTGAATACACTTTGGTCAATCGTTAGCTGGGCCGTATTCCGATCATTGACGATCGCACCGCCATCACCCCCTGCCGTATTCCGGTTAAAGGTAGAGCCAGTAATGGTCATATCAGTCTCAGCATAAATCGCACCACCGTCGTCAGCCGTGGCAGTGTTATTAGAGAAAGTTGATCCATTGATTTGCACCCCAGCATTAAACGAATTAGTATTCAAAACTCCCGCAAAGTTATTAGCGCGATTATTCGAAAATCGTGAATTATTGATCACTAACGATGATGTGCCACTCATACTGATCACCCCACCCGTATCCGCCTGGTTTTGATCAGCCACCACATTGGTCAGCGTATTGAGGCGATTCCCTAGCAAAAATAGTCCGCCCCCAAATCGCAACGCCTGATTATTATTCAAACCCACGAATTGCAGTGAAACTGACCCATTACTCCAGAGTCCACCGCCATCACGATCGCTTTGATTCGCCTCAAATGAACCACTGGTAAACGTAATCGTACCAAAGCGATTGAGCAGTCCGGCCCCAACATCAGTTGACCGATTCTGACGAATGGAGAAGGAATTCCCAACGATCGTGCTGCTTGCACCAACATTGGCAATGCCGCCCCCGCGAACCGCACTGTTATTGGAAATATTACCGGTTAGCGTTAAAGCACCAGCATGATAAATACCGCCCCCTTCGTTGCCGGCCGTATTATTCACGACCCCACCATCAAGCAACTGGGTATTCCCCGTCAGATACAGTCCACCGCCATCATTAGCCGCCTGATTATTAAAGAAGGCCGTACCTGTGGTAATCACAAACGGGCTAGTCGGATTATCGCTATAGACAGCTCCCCCGTTTCTCCCAGCGGTATTACCGGAGAGCGAACCGTTATCCAGAGTCAAGTTACCACTACTGAAGATTGCGCCACCATCTACCCCCGCCAAATTATCCGTAAAACTCGTATTAATTGCGGTGACTGTGGCATTCGCCTCAATGTCGATCGCGCCCCCTTCGCCATTGGCCACGCTGAGCGCTTGATTCCGCGCAAAAAAGCTATCACGCAACGTGATCGCGCCAGAGTCGATATTGATCGCACCGCCATCATCATCGGATTGGTTATCATCAAATCGGGTTCTGAGGATGGTAATCGTGCCATTATTAAGATTATTCAGTGCCCCACCATCGCCGGTCGATCGGTTATTCGACAAGACAACATCTTCAATCCGCAGATTATTGGCCGAATTATTCACTGCCCCCCCTCGAAATGGGGTTCCACCCCGGCTCAAGGTCAGATCCTGCAGCGTGACATCATTAGCGGTCGCAGTAATGTTAAAAATGCGATAGTCACCCACGCCATCAAAGTCATTATCACCAGTGATTAATGTATTCAAAGCTCCTTGGCCTTGGATAGTTAGCGATCGATCAATCGTCACGGTCTGGCCTTCGCGATAACCCGCCGCCGCAAGGTTGACGGTGCCCCCAGTAGCAACTGCATCAACGCCGTTTTGAATGCTCCCAGTCGCCCCCACATTCACCGTCGTTGCGGTTCCGCTCAAATTGCCATTCAGTTGAATGCGCTGATTCAAATCCAATGTGGGTGCGGTTAGCTGGAGATTGCCCGCACCCACATTGCCGGTTGTATCGATCGGCGTATCCACCGTAATTAAATTCGTCGCTTGCAGATTGACGTTATTGCCATTCAGAGCCGCTTCAAGGGTGGGGCGATCGATCGTGCTAGCGGTCGTGGGATCATTCGTACCCGCCACCACCGCGGCCGAGCCACCAGCAGCAACAACGGTTAAATCCGCTGGATCGAGTAACCATTCACCCGTTTCACCCTGCACCGCTGTGGTTGAGACTTTTGCCGTTGCTTCAACCACTAACTGCTGCTGACCCGACGTCTCAACTAATCCACCATTACCGCTATGCTGGCCCCCTTGGGCTGTAGCGCTGCCCGCGAACCGCGTCTGCCCATCCGACCAGACAATGACTCGACCACCATCACCGGCTTGCGTCGCATCCGCCTGCAAACGACTATTCGCATCCACGTTGACTTGCTGCGCCCGTGGCAAATTGCCTTGACCTTGAAAATCGCCACCAACGCGAATTTGGCCCCGGCCATTGACCGTTGAAGCGTTTAAACTCGCTTCCTGAAGATCGATACGTTCCCCCGTAATATCGATTTTTGGCGCAGCAATTTCACCCGCAACGATCGCTTGATTATTTTGCGTTGCGATCGAGTCCTTCCCCGCACTCAAACGCACTTGACCGTTCTCGATCGTCAGCCCTGTTGCTTCCGCCACCGCCTGTCCAGCGAGTAATTGCGGCAAGCGTTGAGCGGGCGTCAACTGAGTGATTTCGGTATCACTGACACGGGCACGGGGCGCAACCGGCAAATCCAGACTCAAGACTTGGTTATCCTGGCTAACTCGCACTGTGCTTTCACCAGGAACCGCGGCGATCGTCACCCGTCCGCCCGGCGCGGCGATCGTCCCGGTATTGATCACCGTGCCACCGGCAAGCATAACG contains:
- a CDS encoding beta strand repeat-containing protein, with amino-acid sequence MNRSGFWLTLASLTAYHMLLATAVIAQPIVAAGTTNTIVIPITTSPQWRIQGGTQAGGNLFHQFQQFGLGQNQTATFQVNPSVQNIFSRVSSGKASVINGLLQVAGGNSNLFLINPAGIIFGREARLDLPGSFTATTANALEFANGNWLTNGQRPYAVLTGKPTGYAWLNNLPGAVVNTGNLQVQPGQSVMLAGGTVINTGTIAAPGGRVTIAAVPGESTVRVSQDNQVLSLDLPVAPRARVSDTEITQLTPAQRLPQLLAGQAVAEATGLTIENGQVRLSAGKDSIATQNNQAIVAGEIAAPKIDITGERIDLQEASLNASTVNGRGQIRVGGDFQGQGNLPRAQQVNVDANSRLQADATQAGDGGRVIVWSDGQTRFAGSATAQGGQHSGNGGLVETSGQQQLVVEATAKVSTTAVQGETGEWLLDPADLTVVAAGGSAAVVAGTNDPTTASTIDRPTLEAALNGNNVNLQATNLITVDTPIDTTGNVGAGNLQLTAPTLDLNQRIQLNGNLSGTATTVNVGATGSIQNGVDAVATGGTVNLAAAGYREGQTVTIDRSLTIQGQGALNTLITGDNDFDGVGDYRIFNITATANDVTLQDLTLSRGGTPFRGGAVNNSANNLRIEDVVLSNNRSTGDGGALNNLNNGTITILRTRFDDNQSDDDGGAINIDSGAITLRDSFFARNQALSVANGEGGAIDIEANATVTAINTSFTDNLAGVDGGAIFSSGNLTLDNGSLSGNTAGRNGGAVYSDNPTSPFVITTGTAFFNNQAANDGGGLYLTGNTQLLDGGVVNNTAGNEGGGIYHAGALTLTGNISNNSAVRGGGIANVGASSTIVGNSFSIRQNRSTDVGAGLLNRFGTITFTSGSFEANQSDRDGGGLWSNGSVSLQFVGLNNNQALRFGGGLFLLGNRLNTLTNVVADQNQADTGGVISMSGTSSLVINNSRFSNNRANNFAGVLNTNSFNAGVQINGSTFSNNTATADDGGAIYAETDMTITGSTFNRNTAGGDGGAIVNDRNTAQLTIDQSVFTGNTAAGNGGAIKNFNQATLTISGTEFTENSADRGGAIQHEVDAGQLTINSASNFNQNQAATRGGAINNAAALNVNDVSFTGNESGDAGGAIASQTGALTIVQSDFNANVGRDGGALHQDQGALLIDNSRWLNNQAQRYGGGLNLLGVNGTIQRTTIQGNQTGEFGGGINVQGTSNLLLDTVTLNQNRSSLNGGGLAAPNFQNFTGSITLRNSSVMDNQALEYGGGLAVNPIATGGALNLFSTTIARNSAGLDGAGISLAPNAQLNGENVTIAENLAGRDAGGLNHDGTGQLNHSTIANNRADVDNDGQG